The following DNA comes from Musa acuminata AAA Group cultivar baxijiao chromosome BXJ1-4, Cavendish_Baxijiao_AAA, whole genome shotgun sequence.
GCTGATACCTACTAATTCTGTAATAACTAACTACAATCAGGTATACCAATTCCGAAAGGTCAAGAAAGTGCATGAAGAAAAGACAAACGTATATTATTGTGTAAAATAAAACACATGTATTTGAGCAATAATCCCATCAATTATCAAACGATGAATGCTGTAACATCAACAACTTGATAACAGTTGATGATGAATAAATTCTCTAAGATCTCCAAAATCTCCGTCGTGTGGAAAGAATGTAACTTTGAAAAGAAAATTTAGCAGCCTTCAACGACAGGATTTCTGCAGAAGCCCTGAGAACAAAATAGAAAAGGGTTTGGAGGACAAAAAATAGTAGCTCTTAAGTGCCATCTCATCCTGTTTAAGAGATCGAATACCATTAAGTACTTAGTAAGCGAAGGAAATTAAGCATAAGAGAATACAGATCATTTAGGGATCAAAACTAGCACTTGCTTTGTAAACAAAAAGATGTCTGCGTGATAGACGAGACGAACAGACAGACCGACAGAATTGGGAAAAAAAACTGAAAACCCATGAAAATTGTGTCGAGGTTCAAGCACGCAAACACAGATGAACATGAATATTGAATCTCAATGGCTATGAGAAAAACTACGTGTTGTATAATCTTTGCTTCTCCTCCCATATTTCCTGATAACTTTAGTGAATTGTTACATCTGAAACTTTTTCAGGCAATTGTAAACATTGATCTGCATCAACCAACCCTTATTTGGCAGGGAAGCAAGCATCATTCCTGAATAACATATAAATAATAGATGACACACATTACGGGATGTGAAGGCGAGGCAGATGGGACTAAAGAACGTCAACTTTGTGATGACAGATGAGTATTGTACGAAAGGTAATATGGATCACTCTGAATTCACAGGAtctcctcttttctttttctttttttttccttttttagagGAATGAGTTAGattacacaaataaaaattcaCATCGACGTAATAAAACATACACTAAGCAATAAAGGCTTCCAAAAATGTTAAGCTTCATCATCCCCAATAGGAGCTTAACTCAAGTATTCACGTTAAAACTACCAAATAAGTATTGGATTTGTAATTTCATAATCATGAAGTGAAATTAAGAACCAGAAAATTTTCTCCCATACGTATGCCGTTACTCAACTAGAACAAAAAAAAATTGGAATCTTGTAAGAACCCCAGAACGAGATTACCCAAAGAAAGAACCACAAATCCACCAGCAAAAACAAATCTTGAGCAAAGAGAAGAGGAGTACCCCAGTCGTCTTCTTCCGCCACTGGAGAGGACTGATTCAAAGAGGGATCCATGGAACGCAAACGAACATCGATTCAGGGACCAAAAGGGCGCAAAAGCCCGCACCTTTCTCGATTCAGCAACAAATGGGAAACAAGGGTAAGTAGCAGGAAACGAAATCTAAgaaaatagcaaaaaaaatcgAGCAAAATAAACCAAAAAAAGAACCTTTTGAGAGGAAAGAAAGAAGCGCAGCCGCAGACGAGGAACGCTGAGAAGGGTTCCTTAGCAAAAGGTCACTACAGATCAGATTCTTACCGACTTCTATTTACGGAAGTACCCATATTACATGTCGGGTTGTCGGATTCCGGACTCGACCGTTTCATGATAATATTATGCGGATTATTAACTTGATAAGTATACTTTCTTTCAAGATGAACACGTTGGAGgaaataaatgcatcatgaacGACAATGGCATTATTTCATTTCGAATCCAATACAAAACAGGTCATCATTACAGCGGGTTCCATCTTAGCGAATGCGGATCCAGATCCAACAGAACCCGCTTCACTTTTCCTTTCTCAGACGGGCGTATTTGTCATCAAACAGATTGGCCGGGCGCAGTTCGGCATATCAGCTCAGCGGCCGTTGGGGCTCTTTTTCGCCACCGGAGTGCACTTTGGGAGTCATCGGACCAGATGAcaagatcatcatcatcagcCAGAGCTCCTATCCCAAGAATGCAGACGAACTGTCAATCCGTCCTCGGGCAACTTGAAGTTAGAGAGATGGAATCGAATGAGTAGGGGCAggtttcctcttctttctttggtCTCACAGTTGGGCTTTAATCCATCTGTTCTTATTTTCCCTCGATGACATAAATACCATGGGCTAGTCTTAGCATACTGTTTTCACCATACTGAAAAGTGTCGTATCGACTACACTAATCTTGGTATAGAAAACAATTAAGTATGTCCATTCCTAACTCGTAATTGATATTTCTTTCTTGTAGCTCTTTGTTTTGTGTTCCCCTTGCATAGGCCTAAGGAAGCCAAGAGACTCGCCTGTGTCTCATCTGCTTTACAGATTCGTCTCTCAGTTTTACTGCTAGATGACTCGAGAGAGAACTTTGCAGAATTCCTCCAGCTTGGTGGCGGATGTCAGGTAATTGAGTCAAAAGTTTCTCGTATGAATAAAAAGGTGTTCAGCTCGCCAAAGTCTAAAAGTTGATGCCACTTTTATGCACACTATCATCACAGTTTCCTGGACTTGAGCTTAATGGAAGATTTATCCCAGTTCACTCCAAATTTGTGAAGAATAGAGATTCATATTTATGATCAAATGAGATGCAATTCCTTTAAGAGAGGGCACATCCTATTTTTCTGTACACCAAGCAATGTTTGAGGTATTTCTTCATTCATTCTCTCGGAGATGTTTTGGTCTATACTTTTTGAAATTTCTTTGTATTTCCATTTGCCTCATCTCCAACTTTGAAGTAATATGATCCAGGAGAGATTCTCAAGGACGTGGGATTCTTCATTCGAGTATGACACGACACATACTTTGCTCCTGGAGGATGAAGGTTTTTGGTTCTTTCAACCATGTCATTTTTCATCTCAGACACTTGTATAGTGACTGTCAGGTTTAGCAAGTAAAGTACGTCGAAGACTGTGGCATCAGATTCTGTAGATAATGCTCCTTCGAGGCTCCCTATCATTCACATTAAGCAAATGATGACAAGTTTTAACCCTATCATCCTCTCAAACAAGAAAGTCGAAAGTGATAGATAGAGATGAACAAAGTTCTACTTGTGTCTCCTTAAGAACAGGTTCAGAAGCTGATTCCAAGCTCTTCTAGAACAGAAATAGAATATCATGGTGAAGAAGAAAATATTCAAGAATTTCAAGCTGAAAATTGAACATTGTACAGAAGATTTGATGGTGCAGTTGTCGTGACTTGTATGGTCTAAAAAAAGCAAATGCAATTTATGGAGCATTGATTGAAGCAAATTAAATATTGGTAACCGGACAGGGACAAATTCTTTAAATGCTATTGACTCTGTTTCCCACGGCAGAGTCCAATAAAACTcataagagtatatatatatatatatatatatatatatatatgtataatatcacCTGTGATGCATCGACTAAGTATGCAGATCATGACAAGGAAGAATCGTGTGAATAAAATGTATACAGGCCATGGATTGTTTCGTTCAAGGTGTCGTCACTTTCATTCCTACAAAAGACATCAGTGTGATAAACAAACACCAGCTATCGTGAATCATTAATGTGGCCTTTCATGTCCATATTGTGATGATGGGTTCACATCAGAGCTACGGCACAAATGCCTAATAGATTTCCTTCACTAGAATAAGCGAGTCTGACCAAAAAGGCCAATACGTACGTTCTCAATGTGAAAATGGATTGATGATAAGCATGCCATGCGATCGAGCTTGATTCGAAGGAGACCACCAACTCGAGATTCCGAACTCTTGATCTTTAACGAGTCGGAGAAAGTGGCCGAAAGAAAATGAAACGATTGGCAAATTCCTGCTTTGCTTTCGGTTCGGATTGAGAACGACCTGCTATTCCCTGGTTTTGGAGGAGCCGTATACATCCGTGTGAACTCTTCCTCCTCTCGACAATGATGCGATAGAAAACCCCAAGGAAAGACGCCATGATGGCAAGTGCCATGCAGGTCGCCGTCAGCGAAGATAAGTGACGAGCATCGGGCACCGTTACCGCAATTATGTACATTGTATTGCGCGCAACGCGACGATATTGGCACCATTATTACAACTCTTTCATTCTGACCCCCTCACCGAGAAAAGCTTCGTCCTCCAATGGTGGTGCGATGCTTCCTCTCACGTGATGGTGACCTGGTATTTGCCTAGTGAACTCGGTTGCCATCCGTTGAAGTAAGCTCGCGCCCTCGCTTCGGCTATGGAAGATGGATGGGGTGGCCGCACTTGCTCCGCGCCGTCGCTTTCGTCGGCCCTTGTCGCTGACGAGATGGGTGGTAAAAATCGCGTCGTGCGGCCCACCGTGGTGGCCCACGTTGCGACGCCCGGGAACGAGCGGCGATGATGGCAACCCCATCGTCACCCGACGACCTTGTCGTGCGGTCCTCTGCGCATCGAGATATCCCATGCGAGACTGCGATCCGACGCCACGAATCCCGCTCTCGCGTGCTGGTTCCTATGCGGTACTGCAAGTACGATGGCTCCCAACTTTGGTTGGTTTCTCTTGCGGTCAAGCTGCTCATCCTCTGAGTTGAGATCGCTTTGTGAGCGCAACTCAAAAGTTCCAGAGACGAAGAAACGCTCGACGGCCGCAGGGGACACTTGCACCCATTTGATGAGAAGAAGAATTATCGTCGCTTTCGTGGAATGTGACGCCACCATCACTCACCGCGACAATCATAATCTGTTTGTGAAAATATGAAGAGAGCGAGACCGCGTAAATCGCACGGCATCGGGGAACGGAGAACGCCGTTTCCACGTGGGGCTCGATGCGGCGGCATCGGCGGTGCCGACGATCTCCTGTTCCGGTTGGAACGCCAGCTTGTGGTTTTCATGGTCTATGCCACCTGAATGCGCTGACGCCGACGCTTATCATTGGCGAGAAACGGAGGTGGGGCCGTCGTCGGGTTCGCAAGAGGCGAAGCCACCATGGCAAATGAAATCACGGTGCTGTCACGTCAAAGGGACCACGGAGGAGACCCGGGCGGAGAGAGACGTCCCGCACAACACACGGTCCTGCGCACCGGCCGCGTCACCCAAATGATGACCGTGCCAGTTGCGCCGGTCGAGCATAGGCAGGTTTTCCTGTCCCGATCCAAGCAGGAAACAGGATTCCTGGCGGCCCCCCAGACGAGGAGTGGATGGAATCCGCCTCATTCAGGGGCTGTCGATTGGTGTATCCTGGTTTGAGGGAGACAGGTGAGCCTAACTGGTTTAGCAATTGAATCGGCATACGTGGAGAAAACGGCGGACTAAAGAGCGGGGGTCAAAAGAGCGCTGCTATGTCAAGCTGGCCTGTTTAGCTTCTTTGTTTCTTCTTCCCGCTTCCTTCATGTATTCTACCCTCGTTTCATTACATGCCATCTCGTTAATCTGTTCATACCTCGGGCGGTGGGCTTTCGTGGCCCCACCTCCTCGTGTCTTGGGCTTTTTATATCCATTTGCTTTGCTTTCCAATCTCTCTCACAGCGACCCAAAACACCCCTCTTTTAGAAACCTCACCGGTCCTCAACCATCAAACCTCCTCTTTGCTTCGCTTGCTTCACACGACGCCCCCTCTGTTGTGTACCATGCGCATCGTTCCTGTCCCAAAACTCAAAATAGCCTGACACTAAATCCTCTCCACCTATATCCATTACTATCCCCTAAATGCTCTCCGCTTTTGACCCGGAGGAGCAGCTTCTCAGGAGTCCAAAGCGCACAGATCAGAGGAAGAGGGCGTAGTATTGCTTGTCGCTGGGGATTCGAAGCAGCAAATGGCGTACATGTGCGCGGACAGCGGCAACCTAATGGCCATCGCGCAGCAGGTCATccagcagcaacagcaacagcaacagcaacagcagcagcagcagcaaccgcaGCTGGCTGCGTCTGTTAACCCTTTCTCCACCAGCCCATCTCCCTGGGCCTCGCACCACCAACACCAGCACGCGCCCGATCACTTCCCCTTCGCAATCCCCGACCCCGCCGCCGCCTTCGCAGACCCCTTCGCCCCCGACCCCATACCCGGCTTTCTGCCCCCCGGAGGTGACAGCGGCCGCCATCTAGACCATGGTCACTTCCGCATGTCCGACTTCGGCTCTTCCGCCGCCACGGTTGCCGCCGAGTTCGACTCCGACGAGTGGATGGAGAGCCTTATCGGCGAGTCTCCCGCAGAGAGCTCCGTCCTCATGAGCGAACCCTGGCCGAGTGTCACTGAATGCGCAGGCGCACTGTTCGTGGACGCCTTCCCCTCCTGCTCCGCCGACATCAGCCTCCCGTCTCCGCCGCCCGCCGCGTCGGACCTCAACCGTGTGTTCTTTTCCGAGCCCTCCAAGATCCCTCCCCTTGCCCTGGATCAGCACCACCAAGCCGCCGCCCTTGTTGCTTCGAATCCTCCGGCGGCTCAGGTACCGGCATGCGATCGGCCTGAACCAGAAAAGAACTGTGGTGCCGCCACCGTGCGAAAACAGGCGAGGGAGAGAAGCATCTCGTCGCCGCCTCTCCTGGAATCCCTCCTCCAGTGCGCCCGCCTAGCCGATTCCGATCCCCATCTCGCGACCAAGTCCCTGATCCATGTCAGAGAATCCGCCTCGGAGTTGGGCGATCCGACGGAGCGCGTCGCCTTCTATTTCGCCGAAGCCCTGCACCGCCGTCTCCTCGGAGCTCAGAGGAAGCATCCGCTTCCTACTTCCGCGCCGCAGCCGCCCTCCCTCGATTCGTCGCCGGAGGAATTTACTCTCTGTTACAAAGTCCTCAATGACGCGTGCCCCTACTTCAAGTTCGCCCAACTCACCGCAAACCAGGCCATCATAGAGGCCACGGAGTCGGCGGGGCGGATCCACATCGTGGATTTCGGGATTGTCCAAGGGGTCCAGTGGCCCTCGCTCCTCCAGGCCCTCGCTACTCGCCCCTCCGGGAAGCCCTCCAAGGTCCGGATCTCCGGCATCCCCGCGCCAGCGCTGGGCGGCGCCGCGATCGCCACGTCGCTGGCCGCAACAGGGAACCGCCTCCGCGACTTCGCGGCGCTCCTCGACCTGGACTTTGAGTTCGACTGTATCCTGACCCCGATTCCGGAGATCGCGGCGTCCACCTTCCGGGTCGACCCGGACGAGTTGGTGGTGGTCAACTTCATGCTCCAGCTCTCCCAGCTCCTCGGCGACTCTCCCGAGCCGGTCGAGCGCGTCCTTCGGGTGGCCAAGTCGCTCGGCCCCCGCATCCTGACGCTGGCAGAGTACGAGGCCAGCCTGAACCACGCGGGCTTCGTGGATCGCTTCGGCGCCGCGCTGGGCCACTACGCGGCCGTGTTCGAGTCGCTCGACCCGGCAATGGGGCGCGACGCGGTCGAGCGGGCACGGATGGAGCGGGTTCTCATCGGGCATCGGATTCTGGAGGCGGTGGGCCCCTTCGAGGGACAGAACCGACGGGTGCGGATGGCGCCGAAGGAGGAATGGAGGGCCGTGATGGAACGGTGCGGCTTCTCGTCCGTCCCGTTGAGCAACTACGCGGTCAGCCAAGCCAAGCTTCTCCTCTGGAACTACAACTACAGCTCCAGGTACACCCTCTTGGATTCCCCTCCGCCCTGCCTCACTCTGGCCTGGGGTGACCGCCCCCTCCTCACGGTGTCCTCATGGCGCTAGTACCAATGATCAtcataacaaaaaaaagaagaagaaataattCAATGCTGCACCCGCACAAGAAAAAAACGCTAATTATTATTAGATTTCTATTTGGTTCTCTCTTAAATGTGTTCTTGTCTGTTTGTCATATAAGTTGGTAACGGTAGTGAGATGCTGCTGAACTGATCAGTGAAGTTGTCTATTTGGTTTGTTCTTTGTAGCAACAACATGTTTAGGTGGTGGTTGGTGTAAAACTAATTGTAAAAAAAGAAAGGTTAGAAACGGTCACTTGTGTTCTTATGGTCTTTACTGAATTGGCCTGCAATATTCAAATGGAAAGGGTGAAGGCTAATGACACCTTTGGCCTTTACTGTTAGAAGATTACAAGCTTCCACTTTTGGTTGGTTGGGCAGATGGTGAATTGTGGAGAAAGAGTGCCAAGCTTCTCGATTGAAGGTTGTCAGACCGGTAGACTGTTTGGTGAGAGCAGGGATACTGTATTTTTGTTCAATCGGGAGATGGAGCAGAACTGGAGTggcttttttgtttctttctgttCTTTCGTGTTTCAAGAAGCTGAAAGCTTAAGATCCATTTGGAAATATGCAGGGCACTGTTACTGTTGTCTCAATTCATGGAAATCGATACAAGGAAAAAATGGGAGATTCAATTAGTTGATACTGGAATTAGTCAACATCGGCCTTGGTGCTTTGTGATATCAGGACATGTCGCAATTCGACTGTTTATATCCAAAATAATGATTTTTTCTTGTCAATGAACGACAATTGATGCCGAGTACTTTTCCTTGGTCCTAACAGGAACTGTGCAGCGATGGTTGAGGCTTATCAGTCCATTTCTTTAGATAAGGATTTCTATAATAATGCTCAGCATCATATGTGACAGAATCATTCAGCAGTCTAATCGATCTCAAACGTGATTCGGATATTTCTTTTTGTGTTGGTTTTTACTGTAAACTCGATCTCTGCTCGTGTATACATaacgagagaggagagaggatcgAGACGGTGCATATCAGAGAACAGAGGGAGATAGGTGACGGATGGCACAGAAGACGGCCACTGTTGTTGTCAGGGCTCGCTACCTTCCCAAAACGGAGTGGCGCGCCTACCGCTACCCGCGCCGGGCATGCTGCTGCGCCATTCCCCACCCGGCCGCCCGGCCGGCTCCATTTGACATCGAACACCATCCCAACTATTTTTGGTTCTTacttgtatgtgtatatatagacATCTCTGTTTCATGCATCTATCTGTCCATGACGGCGGCTACGACATCCTTTGGGGCTAATTCATGGCCCGTTTGACGGCGCTCTCAAACCGACTTGGATCAGCTTGTGCTCGATTTGGGCTAATTCTTGGCCCGTTGGGGGATGCAATGGAATGTCAAGCCCCGGGTGGGGGTTACAACATGGCGCTGTGGCTAGCAGACCACCATAAGACGCCGTCGTCTCATCTGCATCTGTCTTTGGGGCTTTGGTCGCGGAGGGTTGCAGCAACGCATCCGTTCCACACAGATGTCTCCGAGCGACTCCTCCTTCAAGGTTCTCTCTCCATCTCTGCCTCAGTCTACGTGTTACTTGTTGCTGTGCTGATTACTTTGAGGTACAGCAGATGATTCTGGGGTCGTCCTCAAGGTCTCGCCGGCAGATACTATCCGAGATGGGATACGACTTCATCGTCCTGGTATGTTGTCGCTACCCCACCTTCTCCCGTCTTTTGTTTCGGTCTCCGCTCGTCCGGCGCGTAGTGGCATGACGCCGGTTGCGGTGATTGTCAGAGTGCAGATATCGACGAGAAGGAGATTCGCAGGCACACGCCGGAGGAGCTGGTGATGGTCTTGGCCGAAGCCAAGGTGAGATACAATGCGCTTATTTGTCGATTCAAAACAAGGGTTTGGTTATTTGACGCTAATTTTCGAGTAACTCGATGTTGAACAATAAGATTTCTTGAGCATGTTGATTGTACTGTCAGGCAGATGCCATAATATCGAAGCTGAGGAGCAGCGGTTTTAAAGAAGAGGATGCCGAGCCGACCTTATTGATAACTGCTGACCAGGTTTCATCTTGTGTTTGTCCCTTTTCATGGTGTTGTTAGCAGTTCCTGATTGACTGAACACTGAGCATTGCTACCTGAATGTTTCTGCTATTTGTGATGATGGCACTGCTCATCATAAGAACATAATGAAGATCCCTCTGGTGAACGCTATCTTGTTGTGGTTTTGAACAAAATGTTATATATCTTAACTGTAAAGGAATGTGTGGAAGATGGCTTCTTATATGAGATCGATCTTGAGGATTTCACCTTTAGGCTGAGAAGGTGAAGCTAAATTTGAAACTCTAAGGACAACACGCTGCTAAATACTTAAAAAGTGTGGATttgaattcattttgataaaCTTCCTATAAGCTGATGTGCTTTGATTGGTAAGAGAATATTGGACTCTGTCAAGTAGTATATAGAACAAGTACTACATTGTATGAGAGATGGAAAATTAATGATTTGCTATTTCCTCTAGTAAATATAATAtggtaatttaaaaatatcagaGTTGTTATGCTGAGTCTTCATTGCAAGAAGGAAAATTTCATCAGGTTTTGGCTTCAATTTCATGTTAAAGGGTCTTAACATTGAGAGAGAGTTTTTGTGCAGTTCCAATTCTCAGATGCCAAAGCAGACATCTAGTTTCATAGTCCTTAAACATGGGTCAGAGATATTTTTTGGACTTCTTCAAAGTACCAAACAAAGTTCGTGAAACCAGCTTTGATCCTGCTAGTTTTCTGTGCTGGATATTTCATCTTAGACACCTATTTTGTGAATCAGCATGTTAATTGCAATGGTCCTGCTAGTAGAAGGCACTTTCTCTTGCTTACCATCTTGTTTCACtaagtttcattttttttttacatgtggAACCAATTTAAAATACTGAAAACTATATCATTTCATAAGCGCCTCGCACTATTCTTGAAAGATCTGTGTGCCAGTTTTAATTTCCGCTGATATAGAGAGTGTTTGTTTTATTGTAAGAGTGTCTAAGTTCCGTGTTTTATCCATCACACCAATCCCATTTGTCTCTCAGGCTGATGGATGCCTCTAAAAGTATAGTCATTCCCACTTCATGTGAGGAAACTTATGAGGTTTTGTATCAACTGCTCATGCTACCTTTTCCTCTGTGTTCTGTGTTGCTGTCCTGTGACAATATGTGAGTAGCAATCATCTAGGAGAAACCTTATATCGTGCTAATTATCCTGAAACTACTGATTTTCACATCAACAGGAAAA
Coding sequences within:
- the LOC135643635 gene encoding uncharacterized protein LOC135643635 isoform X4; translation: MARLTALSNRLGSACARFGLILGPLGDAMECQAPGGGYNMALWLADHHKTPSSHLHLSLGLWSRRVAATHPFHTDVSERLLLQDDSGVVLKVSPADTIRDGIRLHRPECRYRREGDSQAHAGGAGDGLGRSQDAIISKLRSSGFKEEDAEPTLLITADQVSSCVCPFSWCC
- the LOC135643635 gene encoding uncharacterized protein LOC135643635 isoform X2; amino-acid sequence: MARLTALSNRLGSACARFGLILGPLGDAMECQAPGGGYNMALWLADHHKTPSSHLHLSLGLWSRRVAATHPFHTDVSERLLLQDDSGVVLKVSPADTIRDGIRLHRPDIDEKEIRRHTPEELVMVLAEAKADAIISKLRSSGFKEEDAEPTLLITADQVVVHGGMIREKPSSTEEAREFIKGYSAGHASTVGSVLVTNLKTGVRKGGCDKAEIYFHKIPDEVIDSLIEEGDVLYVAGGLMVEHPLTSPFVEAIVGTIDGVMGLPKALTQRLIHEALQSAI
- the LOC135643633 gene encoding SCARECROW-LIKE protein 7-like, which encodes MAYMCADSGNLMAIAQQVIQQQQQQQQQQQQQQQPQLAASVNPFSTSPSPWASHHQHQHAPDHFPFAIPDPAAAFADPFAPDPIPGFLPPGGDSGRHLDHGHFRMSDFGSSAATVAAEFDSDEWMESLIGESPAESSVLMSEPWPSVTECAGALFVDAFPSCSADISLPSPPPAASDLNRVFFSEPSKIPPLALDQHHQAAALVASNPPAAQVPACDRPEPEKNCGAATVRKQARERSISSPPLLESLLQCARLADSDPHLATKSLIHVRESASELGDPTERVAFYFAEALHRRLLGAQRKHPLPTSAPQPPSLDSSPEEFTLCYKVLNDACPYFKFAQLTANQAIIEATESAGRIHIVDFGIVQGVQWPSLLQALATRPSGKPSKVRISGIPAPALGGAAIATSLAATGNRLRDFAALLDLDFEFDCILTPIPEIAASTFRVDPDELVVVNFMLQLSQLLGDSPEPVERVLRVAKSLGPRILTLAEYEASLNHAGFVDRFGAALGHYAAVFESLDPAMGRDAVERARMERVLIGHRILEAVGPFEGQNRRVRMAPKEEWRAVMERCGFSSVPLSNYAVSQAKLLLWNYNYSSRYTLLDSPPPCLTLAWGDRPLLTVSSWR
- the LOC135643635 gene encoding uncharacterized protein LOC135643635 isoform X1, producing the protein MARLTALSNRLGSACARFGLILGPLGDAMECQAPGGGYNMALWLADHHKTPSSHLHLSLGLWSRRVAATHPFHTDVSERLLLQDDSGVVLKVSPADTIRDGIRLHRPECRYRREGDSQAHAGGAGDGLGRSQDAIISKLRSSGFKEEDAEPTLLITADQVVVHGGMIREKPSSTEEAREFIKGYSAGHASTVGSVLVTNLKTGVRKGGCDKAEIYFHKIPDEVIDSLIEEGDVLYVAGGLMVEHPLTSPFVEAIVGTIDGVMGLPKALTQRLIHEALQSAI